CATGATGCTTCTCGGAGCGCCCCGGCAAATGTATGACGCCTTGGAATTCGTCGCCGAAATGCAGAGAGAATACGGCCTCAGTGAAGACGACACGATTTTTACCGGTCATAGCCTCGGTGGTTCGCTGGCCGCGATGGCAGGCTACGTCTTTGGCTTTGAAGCATATGCCTATAATCCATATGGTATCGGAAAGCTGATCCGGTCCGCCGGCAGCGGAGGCGGTTTCAATATAAAAAAAACTATCGGCGAACACATGAAAGAACTGGGTGTCGACGTTAAAAAAAGCGAAAAATCCATCCACAGCTATGTCAACCTGGGGATGTTCGCCCCCGATTTCGTCGCCGGATTACTGACCTATATGACAGTATCATTTCACGTGGGAGAGGTCCAATACCTCAAAGACGCACCCGGCAACTGGCTCAGTATCATAGACAAGCATACCGTTGGAAAGACCCTGGAAAACCTCGGCAGTCAAAGATGGGCCGACGAAGCGGAGGCAAAGGGTTATTTTATTCGCTGCTGCGAAAAGATGCGTGAACGAAAAAATGCCGCCCCACCACGCCGCCGTCCGCTCTCAGCCGCGGGAGCGAAATATTCCGGCTGCCGCTCCTCGTTCCGCAGGCCGCGGATACGTAACAAAGAAAGGCCAGCGCGCCGCAAAACCTTGACGCAACAGCGCATTGCGTATATCTTTTTAAGATATTTTAAATTCCTCAAAGGAGGAAGGTAATTTGCAAATTGCAGTGCTGGTAAAACAGGTGCCCGCTGTGGACACGGTGAAAATAGACGAAACGACGGGCACGATGATACGCGACGGCGTCGAGGCAGAGCTTAATCCGCTCGACCTGCACGCGGTCGAGGCGGCGGTCAGGATCAAGGAATCCCGGCCGGGAGTTGAGATAACGGCGGTGACCATGGGACCGGCGGCGGCGCAGAAGGCCGTCAAATACGCCATTGCGATGGGCTGCGACAGGGGGCTGCTGCTCTCCGACAGAAAATTCGGCGGCGCGGACACCCTCGCCACGGCCCGCACCCTCTCACGGGCGCTGCTCAAGGCAGGTCCCTTCGACCTCCTCTTCGCGGGCGAGCGCGCGACCGACGGCGAAACCGGACAGGTCGGCCCGGCCTGCGCGGAATTGATGGGGATCAGCGTCCTCTCGTACGTCAGCGCCATCGAGGAGATCAGCGATGAAAAGATCCGCGTCGTGCGCGCCGTGGAGGGCGGCCACGAGACGGTCGAATCGCCGCTACCCGCGATGGTCATCCCCGTCAAAGAGATGAACATCCCGCGCCTCTGCACCCTGGGCGGCAAACTCTGCGCCAAGGCGGCCGAAGTGCCGCTGGAGACGGCGGAGGCCCTTTCGATGGACGCGGCGGAGACGGGGCTCACCGGCTCCGCGACCCAGGTCGTCAACGTGACATATCCAAAGGTGACGCGCCAGGGGCGCAAGATAATCGCCGCCGACGGCATCGGCACCGCGATAGAAGAAATCATGAATCTGCTGGAAGAAAAGAACTGTCTGGAAGAGACGGGAGGCGATACGAAATGAAGAATATTGCAGAGGTCTGGACACTCGCCGAAGTTCGCGGCGGCAGGGTCCACCCCGTATCGCGCGAACTGCTCGCCTGGGGACGCGAACTGGCGGACGCGCTCGGCGCGCCGCTGGCCAGCGTCGTGATCGGCAGCAACATCAAAGAACAGGCCGCGGCGCTCGCCGCCTACGGCGCGGACAAGATATACGTCGCGGAAGCCCCTGAATTTGAAAACTTCAAGGCAGACATCGAAGTTGCGACGCTTGCCGACCTCATCGAAACATACAAACCGACGATCCTCATCGCCTCCGCGACCACCCAGGGACGCACAGTGATGCCGATGCTCAGCGCCCGCCTCGGCTGCGGGCTGACGGCTGACTGCACGGAGATGGCGATCGACCCCGCCACCAAACGGCTCATCCAGACGCGGCCAGCGATCGGCGGCAACGTCATGGCCGACATCAAGACAAAAGGACGCGACCCGCAGATGTGCACCGTGCGCCCCAAGTCAAAGCGCCCCCTGCCAGCTGACGGCTCGCGCAAAGGCGAAGTGATAGAGTTCAGGCCAAGAGAAGACACCCTCGCCTCCCTCATCAAATTTATAAGATTCGCCCCCGAACAGTCGGTCGGACTGCCGCTGCAGGAGGCGGAGATCATCGTCGCCGGCGGAAAGGGTATGAAAAACGCGAAAAATTTCGCACGGCTGGATGAACTTGCCCGCCTTCTCGGCGGCTCGGTCGGCGCCTCGCGCATGGCCGTAGACCTCGGCTGGGCGCCCTATTCGGCGCAGGTGGGACTCTCAGGAAAATCGGTCACCCCGCGGCTCTACCTCGCCTTCGGGATATCGGGGGCCGTGCAGCACATCGCGGGAATGTCGGGCGCGGAGACGATCGTCGCCGTCAACCAGGATCCCGAGGCCCCCATCTTCCGCGTCGCGGACCTCAGCGTTCAGGGCGACGCGATGGAGGTGCTGAACGCCCTCATCGAGGCCGTCAAAAAATATAAGGAACATCATTGATGGAGCAGTACGGCGCAATAACTGAGGAAATATATCAAGAGCTGCTCGCGGCCGTCGGCCCCGGAGGCGTCATCATAAACGACTCCGAGGCCCTCGACAACTACGCCTGGGATCAGGCTGGGCGCATCTGGGGACACATGCCGGAGGCGGTCGTCAAACCGGCGGATACCGCGCAGGTATCGGCGGTTATGAAGATCGCCAGCCGTGAACATATCCCCGTAACGCCGCGCGGCGCGGGCAGCGGCCTTAACGGAGGGGCTGTGCCGCTCGCTGGCGGCATCGTCCTTTCGCTTGAGCGTATGAACAGGATACTGGAGATAGACAAAGTCAACCGCGTCACCGTCATCGAACCGGGGGTCGTCACCAACGACCTCTGCCGCGCCGCCGCGGAAGAGGGCTTCCTCTACGCGGGATATCCTATGAGCACCGAGACCAGCTTCATCGGCGGCAACTTTGCGACGAACGCCGGAGGCGGCAAGGTCATCCGCTACGGCAACACACGCCGCCACGTCCTCGGCGCCGAGGCCGTCCTGCCCTCCGGCGAGATAATCAATCTCGGAGGCCGTTTCCGTAAAGACACCTGGGGCTACAGCCTCATAAACCTGCTCGCCGGCAGCGAGGGAACCCTCGCCGTCGTCACCAAGCTCATCGTCAACCTGGAACCTAAGCCGGGCATGACGGTAAACCTGCTCGCCTGCTATCCGAGACTGGAAGAACTCGTAGAGAGCGTAGCCAAGGTTATCGGCTCGGGCAAACGCATCATCTCCTGCGAATTTATGGATAAAAACCTCGTTAAATACACGACCGAATACCTCGGCTGCACCCTGCCCGAACAGGACAGAAGCGAGGGGTACCTGCTGATACAGGTCGAGGGCGACACGGAGGCGCAGCTTGAAGAGGGGTACGAGACTGTCGGAAAGATCTGCCTCGACTGCGGCGCCTTCGAGGTCTTCGTCGCCGAGAGCCGCACCGACTCGGCGGCGATGTGGAACGTGCGCCAGAACGGGCTGGAGGGAATGCGCGCGCGCGATCCGCACGCCTGCGCCTCGGGCAACCTCATGGTGCCGCTCTCCTCAGTGCCCGAGATGATACGCAGGATAAAAGAGATAAGCGCCGAATGGAACATCGAGATCGGCATCATCTCGCACATCGGCGACGGCAACATCCACCCGATACCACTAAAACCGGCGGATATGACCCCCGAACGCTGGGCGCGGTACGCCGAGGAATTCTTCACCGCCCTCATTCGCGAAGCGATCGCCCTCGGCGGCGTCGGCAGCGGCAAGCACGGCGTCGGCCACGTCAAGCAAAAGGTGCTGATGGACAGCAAATCACCAGCGGAGATAGAACTCCTCCAGGGCATCAAACGTGCCTTTGACCCGCACAACATCATGAACCCCGGCAAGATGTTCTCTCCGCTTGACTGATTCTTAGACGCCGAAGCGCGCGCCTCCCCAAACGGGCGGCGCGCACTTTTTATTGACACGGCAAGGTTTCCGCGTCCACCGGCGGCAAACGCGGCGGCGCATATCCATCCTTCGGCTACAAATCTTTGACAAAAAAGATGTATACTTATCTAAATGAGGCTCGCGCCTCCGGCACTCCGGCAAATTGGACTTTGACCGAGAACCGGACGGCGGCGGAAAAGACGGCACAGAGATCCACTCCGCAGGAGCGAATCGGCAAAAACATGGCAGACGTGAACGTTACCGTCCTATCGTCCGCCAGATAATATGAAAAGAGGGAAAATCATAATGGCAGAGATCAGAATCGAAAAAACGGCGCATCCCAAGGAAAAGCCGGACAGCGGCAGCCTGTCCTTCGGAAAATACTTCACCGACCATATGTTTGTGATGAATTATGAAAAGGACAAGGGCTGGTTTGACCCGCGCATCGTTCCGTTCGCGCCCTTTGAGATATCGCCCGCGGCGATGGTCCTTCACTACGCGTCCGAGGTATTCGAGGGGCTGAAGGCATACAGGAGACCGGACGGATCGGTGCAGCTCTTCCGCCCGCAGGAGAACATCGCCCGCATGAACAGGTCGGCGGAGCGCATGTGCCTGCCGCAGATAGACCCGGAACTCTTCATGGAGGCGCTGCTGGCTCTTGTCAGGACCGACAGCGATTGGGTGCCGGCCGGTGAGGATACCACCCTTTACATCAGACCCTTCCTCTTCGCCACCGACCCCAAACTGGGCGTGCACGCGCCCTCGATGTGCACCTTCGCGATCATCCTCTCACCCGTCGGCCCCTACTTCCCCGAGGGTGTCAACCCCGTTAAGATATTCATCGAGAAAGAGGACGTGCGCGCGGTACGCGGCGGCACCGGATTCGCGAAGTGCGGCGGCAACTACGCCGGTTCTCTCCGCGCGGGCGAACGCGCCGAGGCCAACGGCTTCGCTCAGGTGCTCTGGCTCGACGGCGTGGAGAAAAAATATGTCGAAGAGGGCGGCGGCATGAACATCATGTTCAAGATCAAGGACAAGGTCGTGACCCCCGCGCTGCTGGGAACTGTGCTGCCGGGCATCACGAGAAAATCCGTCATTGAGATGCTCAAATCGTGGAACATCGAGGTCGAAGAGCGCCTCGTCACGCTTGAGGAGATCCTCACGGGGATCAAGAACGGCGACGTGGAAGAGGCCTGGTGCTGCGGCACCGCCGCCGTCATCTCGCCAATCGGCGAGTTCGCGACGGAGGACGAACAGTATACCATCGGCGGCTTCAAGAGCGGCCCGCTGGCCCTGAAACTTTATCACGCGCTCACAGACCTACAGTTCGGCCGCACAGAGGACAACTTCGGCTGGACGGTGCGCGTCGCGTAGAGCGGCACTGAAACAAACGTACGTCTTAAAGAGCCTGCCGCACGGCGGGCTCTTTTTTTGTTAACAGGCTTTTGAACAGATAAAGAACATATGAGCAGACGGCAGAGAAACGGCTTCACCGTTCTGGACGGCGCTCCTGAAGGGCTCTCTGCCGCGCCTCCGTAAGATTCACCTTTTGTGCGAAAGCAACAAACCTTTGCTGACACAATTCACTAAAAATCAAATTCCAGTCACCATTCACCCCTTTTGTTAGAACTTTAGCAAAACATTAGGAACTATAGTTTTTATATTAGTCTTATAAAAATAATAGTTGACACACAAAAATAGTAAATTTATAATAAGTGTGTTCTAAAATTATTTTGGTACTCCAAATTTTAAATTATGAAGGGAGAAGGCGATTTTGGAAGAAAAAAAAGCCTTTAGAGTTGGTTTGGTACAAATCCCCGTAATTATGGGAGACAGGAAGAAAAACATGGAGACCGTCGAGGATTGGATGAAAAGGTACTACACTCCCGACGAACTCACGACGGCTTTGGTTCTTCCCGAGCTGTGGGACACGGGATACGCCCTCGATTCCGTGGAGAAGCTGGCCGACGGCGAGGCCGCGGAGACTACGGAGTTTCTCTCCGGCCTGGCAAAGAGATACGGCTGCTGGTTCACCGGCGGCTCCGTGATGGCCAAGAGCGGCGGCAAATATTACAACCGGGCGCTCATCGTCAACCAACAGGGAGAGCTGGTCACCTTTTACGACAAGGTCCACCTCGTTCCCTTCATCACCGTCGAAGACGGCGTCTTCGACCACGGCGAAAAACCCTGTCTCTTTGAGATGGACGGCATCAAATGCGGCAGCATCATCTGCTACGACATCCGCTTCCCCGAATGGATAAGGATATACGCCCTTAAGGGCGCCGAGGTGTTATTTATCTGCAGCCAGTGGACGCGGGCGCGTATGGATCTCTACAGGACGATGATCAGGGCCCACGCGATCGAAAATATGTTCTATACCGTCGCCGTAAACAACTGCGATTATTCGGGAGATATCGATTTCGGCGGCGGCTCCTTCGTATCTTCGCCGACCGGCGACGTTCTGACGGAGTGCTCGGGAACGCTGGACGGCAAATTCTCCGAGATCGACGTCACCAACATCAATCAAAACCGCCAATTCCTCAAAGTATTTGAAAAAAGACTGCCTCACCTATACCACGACATCATCAAATAGATAAATTTCAGGACTTAATACAGAAAAACCGCTCAACAGCTCATGAAAGGGGAATGCAAATGAAGAGAAACCGAGAGCAAAACAAGGTCAGGGTGGGCGTCGTCCAGCTGGCTCCCGTACTGATGGACGCGGAGGCATGCCTGAAGAAGGCCCTGCTCTATATTGAGGAGGCGGCCTCAAAGGGCTGCGAGCTGGTGATGTTTCCCGAGGCGTATATCCCATGCTATCCAAAGGCGATCACCTTCGGCTCCGTGATCGGCTGGCGAACACCGGCGGGACGCCGCGACTGGCGGCGGTATTACGACAATTCGGTCGAGGTCGGCGGCCCCATTTTCAACGCCCTCGCGGAGGCGGCCGCGAAATATAAGGTCCATCTGGCAATGGGCTGCATCGAGCGCGAGCGCGGACACGGCACCCTATATTGTTCGATGCTCTTCTTCGGCCCGGACGGCGAATATCTTGGACGCCACCGCAAACTGAAGCCGACCGCGGGAGAGCGGGTGGTCTGGGGAGAGGGCGACGCCAGCGACCTCACCGTCATCGACGCCCCCTTCGGACGCTACGGCGCCGTCATCTGCTGGGAAAACTACATGCCGCTGCTGCGCACGGCGATGTACAGCAAAGGCATCGAGATATATCTGGCGCCCACCGCCGATTACCGCGAATCATGGCTCTGCACCGCGCGCCACATCGCCCGCGAGGGAGGATGCTTCGTTTTGAGCGCCAACCTCTGCTATAAACTCTCCGACTATTCCAGCGAGATCGAGACCAGGGTCGACGAGGCGGATATCCCCGCCGGCATCATCAATGAGGCCGGTTCGGTGACCAACGGCGGCAGCGCGATCATCAGTCCCTTCGGCGAGTATCTCGCGGGGCCGATATACGATTCGGAAGAGGTGCTCGTAGCGGACCTCGACATGAATATGCTCGCGGAGGCGAGGATAGATTTCGATCCCGTCGGCCATTACGCGAGACCGGACATCTTCAAACTTTATGTCAACGAAACGCCGCTGAACCACGTCGAGTTTTACTCTGAAAAAGAAAAAGACATCTAACATTCAACAATAAAATCAGGGAGGCAGCCTTATGAAGAAAATTTCCAGCATTTTTATTATGATAACGATACTCGTCCTCGCTCTCTCCGTAAGCGCCAACGCGGCGGTCGAAATAAAACTGAGCCACTTGGGACCGACTCCCGCGGTTGGAGCAACAAACGACGAAGGCTGTAAGGCCTTTAAGAAGTATGTCGAAGATAAGTCAAACGGCGAAATAAAGGTAAAGATATTCCCCAACAACCAGCTGGGAAATGAGAGGGAACAGTTTGAAGGCGTGCAGATGGGGACGATACAGATGTGCTCTATCAGCACCGGCACGCTCTCCACGGTGGACAAGCAGATGCTCGTGATGGACATCCCCTATCTTTTCGCCAACAAAAAGGCGGCCTACAGCTTCCTTGACGGCCCGATGGGCGTCCAGATCCGCGATGATTTCGGCGCCAA
This window of the Cloacibacillus sp. genome carries:
- a CDS encoding electron transfer flavoprotein subunit beta/FixA family protein encodes the protein MQIAVLVKQVPAVDTVKIDETTGTMIRDGVEAELNPLDLHAVEAAVRIKESRPGVEITAVTMGPAAAQKAVKYAIAMGCDRGLLLSDRKFGGADTLATARTLSRALLKAGPFDLLFAGERATDGETGQVGPACAELMGISVLSYVSAIEEISDEKIRVVRAVEGGHETVESPLPAMVIPVKEMNIPRLCTLGGKLCAKAAEVPLETAEALSMDAAETGLTGSATQVVNVTYPKVTRQGRKIIAADGIGTAIEEIMNLLEEKNCLEETGGDTK
- a CDS encoding electron transfer flavoprotein subunit alpha/FixB family protein, whose translation is MKNIAEVWTLAEVRGGRVHPVSRELLAWGRELADALGAPLASVVIGSNIKEQAAALAAYGADKIYVAEAPEFENFKADIEVATLADLIETYKPTILIASATTQGRTVMPMLSARLGCGLTADCTEMAIDPATKRLIQTRPAIGGNVMADIKTKGRDPQMCTVRPKSKRPLPADGSRKGEVIEFRPREDTLASLIKFIRFAPEQSVGLPLQEAEIIVAGGKGMKNAKNFARLDELARLLGGSVGASRMAVDLGWAPYSAQVGLSGKSVTPRLYLAFGISGAVQHIAGMSGAETIVAVNQDPEAPIFRVADLSVQGDAMEVLNALIEAVKKYKEHH
- a CDS encoding FAD-binding oxidoreductase; amino-acid sequence: MEQYGAITEEIYQELLAAVGPGGVIINDSEALDNYAWDQAGRIWGHMPEAVVKPADTAQVSAVMKIASREHIPVTPRGAGSGLNGGAVPLAGGIVLSLERMNRILEIDKVNRVTVIEPGVVTNDLCRAAAEEGFLYAGYPMSTETSFIGGNFATNAGGGKVIRYGNTRRHVLGAEAVLPSGEIINLGGRFRKDTWGYSLINLLAGSEGTLAVVTKLIVNLEPKPGMTVNLLACYPRLEELVESVAKVIGSGKRIISCEFMDKNLVKYTTEYLGCTLPEQDRSEGYLLIQVEGDTEAQLEEGYETVGKICLDCGAFEVFVAESRTDSAAMWNVRQNGLEGMRARDPHACASGNLMVPLSSVPEMIRRIKEISAEWNIEIGIISHIGDGNIHPIPLKPADMTPERWARYAEEFFTALIREAIALGGVGSGKHGVGHVKQKVLMDSKSPAEIELLQGIKRAFDPHNIMNPGKMFSPLD
- a CDS encoding branched-chain amino acid aminotransferase, which encodes MAEIRIEKTAHPKEKPDSGSLSFGKYFTDHMFVMNYEKDKGWFDPRIVPFAPFEISPAAMVLHYASEVFEGLKAYRRPDGSVQLFRPQENIARMNRSAERMCLPQIDPELFMEALLALVRTDSDWVPAGEDTTLYIRPFLFATDPKLGVHAPSMCTFAIILSPVGPYFPEGVNPVKIFIEKEDVRAVRGGTGFAKCGGNYAGSLRAGERAEANGFAQVLWLDGVEKKYVEEGGGMNIMFKIKDKVVTPALLGTVLPGITRKSVIEMLKSWNIEVEERLVTLEEILTGIKNGDVEEAWCCGTAAVISPIGEFATEDEQYTIGGFKSGPLALKLYHALTDLQFGRTEDNFGWTVRVA
- a CDS encoding nitrilase-related carbon-nitrogen hydrolase, which translates into the protein MEEKKAFRVGLVQIPVIMGDRKKNMETVEDWMKRYYTPDELTTALVLPELWDTGYALDSVEKLADGEAAETTEFLSGLAKRYGCWFTGGSVMAKSGGKYYNRALIVNQQGELVTFYDKVHLVPFITVEDGVFDHGEKPCLFEMDGIKCGSIICYDIRFPEWIRIYALKGAEVLFICSQWTRARMDLYRTMIRAHAIENMFYTVAVNNCDYSGDIDFGGGSFVSSPTGDVLTECSGTLDGKFSEIDVTNINQNRQFLKVFEKRLPHLYHDIIK
- a CDS encoding carbon-nitrogen hydrolase family protein → MKRNREQNKVRVGVVQLAPVLMDAEACLKKALLYIEEAASKGCELVMFPEAYIPCYPKAITFGSVIGWRTPAGRRDWRRYYDNSVEVGGPIFNALAEAAAKYKVHLAMGCIERERGHGTLYCSMLFFGPDGEYLGRHRKLKPTAGERVVWGEGDASDLTVIDAPFGRYGAVICWENYMPLLRTAMYSKGIEIYLAPTADYRESWLCTARHIAREGGCFVLSANLCYKLSDYSSEIETRVDEADIPAGIINEAGSVTNGGSAIISPFGEYLAGPIYDSEEVLVADLDMNMLAEARIDFDPVGHYARPDIFKLYVNETPLNHVEFYSEKEKDI